The genomic stretch AATACATTATTAATGGAAGCTGTATCTATAGGATATTATGATTTAGCAGATTACCTGATAGATAAAAATGCTGACATAACTATTACAAATAATAAAGGTGAAAATGCTTTGATATTATCTGCCAATTATCCGTATATATTAAATCTTCTTATAAATAATAACGCAAATGTGAATATTGCTGACAATAACGGTAAAACTGCACTTCATTATGCATGCGAATACGGAGATTTATATTCTGTAAAACTACTAATAAAAAGCGGTGCTGACATTAGTAAAAGAGATATTTTAGGAAAAACAATACTTATGTATGCCGTTGAAAATGAGCATTTAGATTTAATAAAATATTTAGTAGAAGAATTAAAAGTTGATATCAATGAAAAAGATGACTGGGGACAAAATGCTGTATTTTATGCTACGAAAATAGATATAGCAAGGTATTTAATATATAATAACATAAACTATACAGAGCCAAATTCAATAGGGCTGCGTGCTTATGAAGTTATGAAATATAACGGATATATTAATGTATCTACATATGTGCAGAAGCTAGAAAAAAGAAGATAAACTCATAAAAATATCTTTAAGTATTTTTTTTATAAACCGAGAATATTTACAGTATATTGGAGTTGATATGAATATTAAAGTTATTTTATTGTTTGTAAGCATAAATATGCTGCTTTTTGCACAGTATACCTCAGTAACTAATAATAACATATTAGTGAATACAGGCGAAGGAAGAGTTGATTATACCACATATACAATATATGCCGATGCTACAGCAGACTTTTTAACAGATACTCGTCTTCACCCAGAAGCACTTCTTATATTACAGCAGCAGGCAGAAGAAGAAACTATAAAAACACTATATGATACACTAGGAAATATACCTATAAATAGTGAGGATACTATCTATAGTATGATAGAAGAAAATAGAATACTAAAAGAAAAAGTTGTAAGCTCTATCAATA from Brachyspira murdochii DSM 12563 encodes the following:
- a CDS encoding ankyrin repeat domain-containing protein; translated protein: MANSFDNIEDASSYETYENIEYSNIPKKPTIFDCITHDNKLPYIISSIDRYLENDNDINSTNKNGNTLLMEAVSIGYYDLADYLIDKNADITITNNKGENALILSANYPYILNLLINNNANVNIADNNGKTALHYACEYGDLYSVKLLIKSGADISKRDILGKTILMYAVENEHLDLIKYLVEELKVDINEKDDWGQNAVFYATKIDIARYLIYNNINYTEPNSIGLRAYEVMKYNGYINVSTYVQKLEKRR